Proteins co-encoded in one Candidatus Stoquefichus sp. SB1 genomic window:
- the asnB gene encoding asparagine synthase B, with product MCGFLVMNGQELSLEAFDLSLKKISNRGPDASESYYAFGRTWGFNRLSIMDLSKRGMQPFQYLDNIVVCNGEIYNYPALKENLYNDYICHSGSDCEILLPLYLKYGIDTMVRMLDGEFAFVMYDNQTKQILAARDPMGIRPMFYGYSHQEHVICFASEAKALVDICDDIMPFPPGHYYSNGEFICYNDLSDVKMIHMDSIEEIAFCLRSKLEKAVKKRLQSDAPIGFLLSGGLDSSLVCAIASRMSKKPIQTFAIGMETDPIDLKYARQVADYLHTDHTEIIMRKEDVLNHLRKVIYTLETWDITTIRASIGMFLLCQYIHEHTNLKVILTGEVSDELFGYKYTDFAPDASSFQKESQKRIQELYMYDVLRADRCISANALEGRVPFADIDFVNYAMAIDPNKKMNTYNKGKYLLRHAFEGLDYLPDDILMREKAAFSDAVGHSMVDYLKEYAETIYTDEDVLKAKDKYAYCPPYTKESLLYRDIFEEFYPGQAKWIKDFWMPNKEWDGCNVSDPSARVLKNYGKSGQ from the coding sequence ATGTGTGGTTTTTTAGTTATGAATGGACAAGAATTGTCTTTAGAAGCTTTTGATTTATCATTGAAGAAGATAAGTAATCGTGGTCCTGATGCATCTGAAAGTTATTATGCTTTTGGTAGGACATGGGGATTTAATCGACTTTCAATAATGGATTTATCAAAACGAGGGATGCAGCCTTTTCAATACCTGGATAATATTGTGGTGTGTAATGGGGAAATTTATAATTATCCTGCTTTAAAGGAAAATCTTTATAATGATTATATTTGTCATAGTGGTAGTGATTGTGAAATTCTATTACCACTCTATTTAAAATATGGTATAGATACAATGGTCAGAATGCTAGATGGAGAATTTGCTTTTGTTATGTATGATAACCAAACCAAACAAATCTTAGCTGCTCGTGATCCAATGGGAATTCGTCCTATGTTTTATGGCTATAGTCATCAAGAACATGTCATTTGTTTTGCTTCTGAAGCTAAGGCTTTAGTTGATATATGTGATGATATTATGCCATTTCCACCTGGACATTATTATAGTAATGGAGAATTTATTTGTTATAATGATTTAAGTGATGTCAAAATGATTCATATGGATAGTATTGAGGAAATTGCTTTTTGTTTACGTAGCAAATTAGAAAAAGCTGTTAAAAAAAGATTACAGTCTGATGCCCCTATTGGTTTTTTATTAAGTGGTGGCTTAGATTCATCATTAGTTTGTGCTATCGCTAGCCGTATGTCCAAAAAACCGATTCAAACGTTTGCGATTGGTATGGAAACTGATCCGATTGATCTCAAATATGCTAGACAGGTTGCTGACTATTTGCATACAGACCACACTGAAATTATTATGCGTAAGGAAGATGTATTAAATCATTTAAGAAAAGTCATTTATACTTTAGAAACATGGGACATTACAACCATTCGTGCTAGCATTGGTATGTTTCTATTGTGCCAATATATTCATGAACATACAAATTTAAAAGTGATTCTTACTGGTGAGGTTTCTGATGAACTTTTTGGTTATAAGTATACAGATTTTGCTCCTGATGCTTCCTCTTTTCAAAAAGAATCACAAAAACGTATACAAGAACTCTATATGTATGATGTTTTAAGAGCTGATCGTTGTATATCAGCCAACGCTTTAGAAGGACGTGTGCCTTTTGCTGATATTGATTTTGTCAATTATGCAATGGCAATTGACCCAAACAAGAAAATGAATACTTATAATAAAGGAAAATATCTTTTAAGACATGCTTTTGAAGGACTGGATTATTTACCTGATGATATTTTAATGCGTGAAAAAGCGGCGTTTAGTGATGCTGTAGGTCATTCCATGGTTGATTATTTAAAAGAATATGCTGAAACTATATATACTGATGAAGATGTTTTAAAAGCAAAAGATAAATATGCTTATTGTCCTCCATATACAAAGGAATCTTTATTGTATCGTGATATATTTGAAGAATTTTATCCAGGTCAAGCCAAATGGATTAAAGACTTTTGGATGCCTAATAAGGAATGGGATGGTTGTAATGTCAGTGATCCAAGTGCTAGAGTTTTAAAAAATTATGGTAAAAGTGGTCAATAA
- a CDS encoding MATE family efflux transporter, translated as MERKLVFIKYVSFNMLSMVGLSCYILADTLFIANGVGSIGLTALNLILPLYSIISGLGLLIGVGSATRFSILKVQQRDQEASAYFTTAMKLGFLISIPITILGFVFAKQIMYFMGADFEVIEIASTYLRTFILFTPFFIIQQIIVTFVRNDNNPRLASFAMLTGTLFNIVFDYILVFPCQLGMFGAALATGFSPIVALCICSLHVLWKQNHFHFTNVRLKIYYIWKIITIGISTFVTELSGGIIVFVFNMVILSIGGNIAVASYGIISNLALVVTALYTGIAQGIQPLLSQSHGQRNTELTHAYFGYAIVTSLIVSTMIYVCMLCFPQFIVAIFNSENNIIMAQIAQNGLPLYFAGFFFAGINMVMITFFASTEQMKKSFVLSILRGGVIIIPLVIGLSILFHLNGVWISFPISECFILIIAIQFYYRSHKTLYQKTSVN; from the coding sequence TAGCTGATACATTGTTTATCGCTAATGGTGTGGGAAGTATAGGCCTCACTGCTTTAAATCTTATTTTACCACTCTATTCAATTATTTCTGGTTTAGGATTATTAATTGGTGTTGGAAGTGCTACACGTTTTTCAATTCTCAAAGTACAACAAAGAGATCAAGAAGCCTCTGCTTATTTTACAACAGCTATGAAATTAGGATTTCTGATTTCTATTCCAATAACAATATTAGGTTTTGTTTTTGCAAAACAAATTATGTATTTTATGGGAGCTGATTTTGAAGTTATTGAAATAGCTTCAACATATTTACGTACTTTTATACTGTTTACACCATTTTTCATTATTCAACAAATTATAGTCACTTTTGTCAGAAACGACAACAATCCTCGTTTGGCAAGTTTTGCTATGCTGACTGGAACACTTTTTAATATTGTCTTTGATTATATTCTTGTTTTCCCTTGTCAGTTAGGAATGTTTGGTGCTGCTTTAGCAACAGGATTCTCACCTATTGTTGCTTTATGTATTTGTAGTTTACATGTCTTATGGAAACAAAATCATTTTCATTTTACCAATGTACGTTTGAAAATATATTATATATGGAAAATAATCACTATTGGTATATCTACATTTGTCACTGAATTATCAGGTGGTATTATTGTATTTGTATTTAATATGGTCATTTTATCTATTGGTGGTAATATCGCTGTAGCAAGTTATGGCATTATCAGTAATCTTGCCTTAGTTGTCACTGCTCTCTATACAGGTATTGCGCAAGGAATTCAGCCATTATTGAGTCAAAGTCATGGTCAAAGAAATACTGAATTAACACATGCTTATTTTGGTTATGCGATTGTGACATCACTTATTGTTTCTACAATGATTTATGTATGTATGCTTTGTTTCCCACAATTTATTGTTGCTATTTTTAATAGTGAAAATAATATAATTATGGCGCAAATTGCTCAAAACGGTTTACCACTTTATTTTGCTGGATTCTTTTTTGCCGGAATCAATATGGTCATGATTACTTTCTTTGCTTCAACAGAACAAATGAAGAAGTCATTTGTATTATCAATTTTAAGAGGGGGCGTTATCATTATTCCTCTCGTTATTGGATTATCTATTCTCTTTCATTTAAATGGGGTTTGGATTTCATTTCCTATTAGCGAATGCTTTATCTTAATCATTGCTATTCAATTTTATTATCGTTCTCATAAAACACTTTATCAAAAAACATCAGTTAACTGA